The Anaerolineales bacterium region TGGCATTAGTTACATTTACTCAGATCCAACAGGCGGCGGTAATTAACCCGTGCATTATCCCAAACTTCAGCCCGGGTCTCAATGCATTCGGCATCCAGATCGGAACTTGCGCGTATCTCAGCTGGCAAGCTGTTCCACCATCGGCTGTCTATATATATGTGGTCAAAACTATGCAGACGAAGCATCTCCAGCGTGGGTCGGGTCTCTAGAATATCCCAGGTTGAACCTTCCGGTGCCTGGTCGAGCAGCTGCCCGGCCAGACGGCCTGACAGGATCGTGGTGGAACCGAGGGGGCCGAACAGGCGCGCATACGTAGGCAACGTGCCCCACACTTGGGCAGAGAGATCGGCATCCAGTTTATCGAATCCGTCGCCTAATTGCGTGCTGGAGGCTGCCGTCATCTGAATGCCAGCCACGAACAAGCCTCCTAGGCAAGCCAGGACCAACGCAGCCATGCCAGCAATGCGCAATTGCGGGCGCCAGCGAACTGCCTGGTCCGCAACGGCAAAGACCAGCATCAGCCCCCAGATCAGCAAAGCCTGGCTGGTGAGGCGGGAGATATCACGATCAGACTCATAGGCAAACACGATCGGCATAAGCAGCCCGACCCAGGCCGCAATCGTGAGCGCACCCAGTTCCCATTGCCCTGCTTTGGCGCGCCGCCAGGCCCAAGCGGTGAGCAACGGCGCAAACAGCATGATCGGGCCAAGCTCAAACAAGGCCACCAGCAACTCGACGGGCGAGAATAAGCGTAGCGGCCCCAGATGCGAAGATACGATGGCCGGGGGCCAACGTAACGAGAAGCCCAGAATATCCGCCGCCTCTGTGGGCAGCGCTGCGGTGTGCGGCAACAGCATTGCCAGCAGACCACTGGCAGTCTGCATGCTGCCAGTCACCGAACTCAACATGGCGCGCGCCATCTCGGTGAAGGTGCCACCTTGCAGCAGCACCATCGGGGCCGAAAGCACCAGCGCGGCCAGGGCCGCGGGTAAATAGGGCAGCGCTAGCGAACGTGTGCGCATGTAATACACAACCGCGAAGCCAATCAAGCCCAGTGCGAACAAGGCATAGCTGCTCTCCCATACCAGGGCCCACATGGCAAACACAGGCGCCAGGACCAAAACGGAGCCGCGGCCGTTGACACGCGGCAACAACAGCCACAACAAGATAAAGACAAGTACCGAAAACGTCGTTGGCCCCTGATGCGCCATCACATACGGTTGCAGGATGCCATTCAAGAATGCAAACGGATACGGCATTGACGGGCCGCCATCCACCAGCCAGCCGGCCAGTAAGGCTTGCGAAAAGGGCTGGCCGATCAACGCGCTGGTGCCTTGCAGTTGGATCAACCCATCGGCGCGCAGCAGTATGCCGGGCGGCAGCATCAATAGCAGGTAGCGCGTTCCGCTGGCCAGCGCCAGGACCGCGGCGGTGGCCCAGCCGCCCAAGGCGCTGCCGGTCATGCGGCGGCCAAGCACGGCCGCCAGCAAGAGGCTGATGCCCCAAGCCAGCGACTTGGCGGTATCGAATGCGCTCCACGGCAGCATCTTGCCGAGCTGCATCAGGCTGCCAGCGAATAGGTGGAAACCGTAGTGATACGCCAGATAAAAGTTCGGTTCTTGATACAAGGGCGGGATCTGGCCGTTGCCGATCACCGAAATGAGCGAGAGGTTCTTGTGTTCGTCAAAGAGCGCCAGCCCCTTGCTCCACAACAGAAACAGCCATACAAACCCAAGCCCGGCAACTAGCCAGGGCCAGATCTGCAGATCTTTGCGCTCTAAAATCGGTCTCTGTGGGCTTCGCCAGGCGGCTAAAGCGCCGAACAGTAGAAGCAAAGCTGGCGCCACCCAAAACGTGAGATGGGCTGGCAACCAACGGCCGACCAGATTCGCCAGCCAGGCACTCAGTACTACACCGAGGCCCAGGCCGGCGATCAAACGCTCTTGCTTGCTGAGCTTGAATGCGTGCGAAGCCAGCAACCAGCCACCCAGCCAGGCAAGCAAAAAAGCCAGCAGCCAGGGCAAAAGATCCAAGCTGCTGCCGTTACGAAACCAGTACATTCGCTCCTGCTGAGGACATCATTTGATTTTATCGCCGGCAAGGTTCCGTAACCTGCGGTGCGCTACACCGATCACTGCTTGAGCTTGGCGGCCACGCGCTCCATATCGGCGTCGACCATCATATTGACCAAGCCCTCAAAGTCCACCTTGGGCTGCCAGCCCAGCGTGGTCTTGGCCTTGGTGGGGTCAGCGATCAGCAAGTCTACTTCCGCTGGGCGAAACAGGCTCTCATCGCTGGTGACGAAATCCTTGTAGTCCAGGCCCACGCGGGCGAACGCCAGCTCGCATAAACGACGTACGGATTGGGTAACGCCCGTGCCGATGACGAAGTCGTCGGGCTGCTCGCGCTGCAGCATCATCCACATGGCTTCGACGTAATCGCCGGCAAAGCCCCAATCGCGCTGTGCTTCCAGATTACCCATCGGCAGGGTCTTTTGCAGGCCATGCTTAATGCGCGCCACATTGTGCGACACCTTTCGGGTCACGAACTCAAGGCCGCGGCGCGGGCTCTCGTGGTTGAACAAAATGCCGGAGACGGCAAACATATCGTGCGACTCGCGGTAGTTGACCGTAATGTAGTGGCCGTAGGCCTTGGCCACGCCGTAAGGGCTGCGGGGATAGAACGGGGTGTCTTCGCTCTGCGGCACTTCCAGCACCTTGCCAAACATCTCAGACGAGGAGGCCTGATAGAAGCGCGCCTGCGGCACAACCTGGCGAATGGCTTCCAGCAAGCGCGTAACACCCAGTCCGGTCACCTCACCGGTGAGCACCGGCTGGTTCCATGACGTGGGCACAAATGATTGCGCCGCCAGATTGTAGATCTCAGTGGGCTGGTAGCGTTCGAGCAGATCCACCAGGGAGGATTGATCATGCAGATCGCCCTGCTCAATGATGATGTCATCTTGAATATCGGCAATGCGCTCAAACGTGAGTGTGCTCGAACGGCGCACCATGCCGACAACCTTGTAATTCTTCTTTAGCAGCAATTCAGCCAGATACGAGCCGTCCTGGCCGGTGATGCCGGTGATCAATGCAACAGACACTATTCTCTCCTCGTGGAAATCTGGCTAATTCTAACGTAGGCCAGCCAGCAAACGAGCGGCGCGCTGCTGCCAGGTATTTTGCTCCGCCACGCGCCGGGCGGCGGCGGCCAGGGCTGCCCGGCGGGCAGGCTCGGCCGCCAACTGGCGCAGCGCCTGCGCCCAGGCAGCCACATCCTGGCTGGGCAGGATAACGGCATTGTCCTCGCTCAGAATTTCGCGCAGTATCGGCAAGTCGCTCGTCACGATAGGACGGGCGCACGCCAAATATTCGAACATTTTCATCGGGTTGAGGTAGGGTGCAATGTCGCCGCCAGAGGACCCGGATACCTGTTGGCTGTACGGCATGATCAGCACATCGGCGGCGGCTTGGTAGCGCGGCAGCTCCGCATTGGCTACAAAGCCAGTCAGCGTGATGTTTGGCAGGCTGGCCGCCCGTTGGCGGGCTAGCTCTACATCCGCCGGCTTTCCGCCCACCAGCAAGAAGCGCATCTCCGGCAGTGTCGTCGCCAACTCCAACATCATGTCCAGCCCGCGCCCCGGGTACAGATGGCCGGTATAGCCCACCGTGAAACCTTCGGGCAGGCCAAGCTGCTTGCGGGCCTCTGCAGGCTGCGGCAAATCAGCATAGCGCTCCAGATCCACGCCGTTGGGCGCCATCAGCAGAAATCCCTGACGCTCTGGCAGGTCATAGTCAGCCGCGATCGTGT contains the following coding sequences:
- the gmd gene encoding GDP-mannose 4,6-dehydratase — protein: MSVALITGITGQDGSYLAELLLKKNYKVVGMVRRSSTLTFERIADIQDDIIIEQGDLHDQSSLVDLLERYQPTEIYNLAAQSFVPTSWNQPVLTGEVTGLGVTRLLEAIRQVVPQARFYQASSSEMFGKVLEVPQSEDTPFYPRSPYGVAKAYGHYITVNYRESHDMFAVSGILFNHESPRRGLEFVTRKVSHNVARIKHGLQKTLPMGNLEAQRDWGFAGDYVEAMWMMLQREQPDDFVIGTGVTQSVRRLCELAFARVGLDYKDFVTSDESLFRPAEVDLLIADPTKAKTTLGWQPKVDFEGLVNMMVDADMERVAAKLKQ
- a CDS encoding glycosyltransferase; this translates as MRVALIEPGQLPAQTANSIQRMKMAQALAATGNTVRVFAPGRDPDMSWDAFAQHYGLQHAFELEWVPNLPTLRRYDFAINVVRRARAWGADVLYSRSPQAATWAALRGLPSIFELHDVPMGFMGPWLLRRFLAAPAARRLVANTQFLADTIAADYDLPERQGFLLMAPNGVDLERYADLPQPAEARKQLGLPEGFTVGYTGHLYPGRGLDMMLELATTLPEMRFLLVGGKPADVELARQRAASLPNITLTGFVANAELPRYQAAADVLIMPYSQQVSGSSGGDIAPYLNPMKMFEYLACARPIVTSDLPILREILSEDNAVILPSQDVAAWAQALRQLAAEPARRAALAAAARRVAEQNTWQQRAARLLAGLR